Proteins encoded within one genomic window of Alteribacter populi:
- the uvrA gene encoding excinuclease ABC subunit UvrA codes for MKDVITIKDAKENNLKNISLEIPKHKLVVLTGPSGSGKSTLAMDILQRECQRQYMESSGMVSDSFSKPKVGSIVGLSPSISVGQHITNRNPRSTVGTVTDMYTYLRLVYEKLGERTCPNCQTRILPSFESKLNEAHVFEQEVSEYAEFIDCPTCQHRMERLTRSHFSFNKLEGACQTCSGLGDVVDINIGVVFNENLSLRDGAVTFWFDSLTEYQVSILEAAAKYYEFDFDVNLPLEDYNDIQRDLLYYGVESEVFSAHFPGIKPPKSVGKGKFEGVLTGMWRRYKEKDGNSGEASYFLKQPCHDCHGERLNKESRLVKVAGTTITELSRASLKDVLIWLKNLQNNLIQEDESIVETVIHDLVVKATRIVDVGLGYLSMDRQAVSLSGGEAQRLRLASILGSGLTGVLYILDEPTAGLHPKDTRGLVKVLKQLRDLGNTVLVIEHDLQVMQEADHVIDMGPGAGQFGGRIVGRGLLHELKEQQHSVTGAHLREDTLIDRDDRRGTGRYVTIHNAYRHNLKNITVSFPLGCFVSVTGVSGSGKSTLLFDLLASGHVDRRYYNGCEKITGLEDVKKMITVDQSPLSRMQRSNIATYTDVFTLLRNLFSGLPESKRNKLTAKHFSFNTTGGRCEHCQGLGVVSVNMHFLPDIEVQCPKCHGRRFNDDILLVTYQGYTISDILDMSIEESLELFEDQKKISKIIQLLCEVGLGYLKWGQSVTTLSGGEGQRLKLAKELNKQKTAHTLYILDEPSTGLHPSDVKQLLLLLNKLVDAGNTVIVVEHNSEIILESDWVIDIGPDGGEDGGNVIAEGSPNEVSAHEASYTGQFLKNG; via the coding sequence TTGAAAGATGTAATCACAATTAAGGATGCAAAAGAGAACAATTTAAAAAATATTTCACTTGAAATTCCAAAGCATAAGCTGGTAGTTTTAACAGGTCCATCAGGATCTGGAAAATCGACCCTTGCGATGGATATTTTACAAAGAGAATGCCAAAGACAATACATGGAATCAAGCGGAATGGTCTCAGATTCGTTTAGTAAACCGAAAGTCGGCTCCATTGTCGGTTTATCTCCATCAATTAGTGTCGGTCAACATATTACGAACCGTAATCCCCGTTCTACAGTTGGTACCGTTACTGACATGTATACCTATTTGCGTCTTGTATATGAAAAATTAGGAGAACGTACTTGTCCTAACTGTCAAACAAGGATATTACCCTCTTTTGAAAGTAAATTAAATGAAGCCCATGTTTTTGAACAAGAAGTTTCAGAGTATGCCGAGTTCATTGATTGTCCAACTTGTCAGCATAGGATGGAGAGGTTAACAAGGAGTCATTTTTCGTTTAATAAGTTAGAAGGAGCATGCCAGACATGTAGTGGGCTGGGCGATGTGGTCGATATCAATATCGGAGTCGTCTTTAACGAAAACCTTAGTTTACGAGATGGAGCTGTGACGTTTTGGTTTGATTCACTCACTGAGTACCAGGTTAGTATTTTAGAGGCTGCGGCTAAGTATTATGAATTCGATTTTGACGTAAACCTTCCTTTAGAAGATTATAACGATATTCAACGCGATCTTTTGTATTATGGAGTTGAAAGTGAGGTTTTTTCAGCTCATTTTCCAGGTATTAAACCTCCTAAAAGTGTGGGGAAAGGGAAGTTTGAAGGTGTTCTTACTGGAATGTGGAGAAGGTACAAAGAGAAGGATGGAAATTCTGGTGAGGCATCCTATTTTTTAAAACAACCATGTCATGATTGTCACGGGGAGCGGTTAAACAAAGAGAGTCGGCTTGTAAAGGTTGCAGGAACTACCATTACCGAGCTATCACGAGCTTCATTAAAAGATGTACTCATTTGGTTGAAAAACCTTCAAAATAACCTTATTCAAGAAGACGAATCGATCGTGGAAACGGTTATTCATGATTTAGTAGTTAAAGCTACGAGAATTGTTGATGTCGGACTTGGTTATCTATCGATGGACCGACAAGCTGTTTCCTTATCCGGTGGGGAGGCACAACGACTGCGATTAGCCTCTATTCTTGGATCTGGACTAACAGGCGTACTTTACATCCTTGATGAACCAACTGCGGGGCTGCACCCGAAGGATACAAGAGGCCTAGTTAAAGTACTGAAACAACTGCGGGATTTAGGCAATACTGTCCTTGTCATTGAACACGATCTTCAAGTGATGCAAGAAGCTGATCATGTGATTGACATGGGACCCGGCGCAGGCCAGTTCGGCGGCCGTATCGTCGGGCGAGGTCTATTGCATGAATTAAAGGAGCAACAGCATTCGGTGACGGGGGCACACCTAAGAGAGGACACCCTGATAGATAGAGATGATAGAAGAGGGACTGGACGTTATGTAACGATCCATAACGCATATCGGCATAATCTAAAAAACATAACTGTCTCGTTCCCACTAGGTTGTTTTGTTTCTGTAACAGGTGTTTCTGGCTCTGGTAAATCGACGTTACTATTTGATTTACTTGCCTCGGGTCATGTAGACAGGCGGTACTACAATGGTTGTGAGAAAATTACCGGGCTTGAAGACGTTAAAAAAATGATTACGGTTGACCAGTCTCCTCTTAGCCGGATGCAGCGCTCAAACATTGCCACCTACACGGATGTGTTTACCTTACTACGAAATCTATTCTCCGGATTACCTGAATCAAAGCGAAATAAGTTAACGGCGAAGCATTTTTCTTTTAATACGACTGGTGGAAGATGTGAGCACTGTCAAGGACTCGGTGTTGTATCGGTCAACATGCATTTCTTGCCGGATATAGAGGTTCAATGCCCGAAATGTCACGGCAGAAGGTTCAACGATGACATTCTATTAGTTACTTATCAAGGGTATACGATCTCTGACATTCTTGATATGAGCATTGAAGAGAGTTTAGAATTGTTTGAGGATCAAAAGAAAATTTCAAAGATCATTCAACTGTTATGTGAGGTTGGACTTGGGTATTTAAAGTGGGGTCAATCTGTTACTACGTTATCTGGAGGAGAAGGGCAGCGTTTGAAGCTGGCGAAAGAATTGAACAAACAAAAGACCGCTCACACGCTTTATATTTTGGATGAACCATCAACTGGTTTACATCCGAGCGATGTAAAACAGCTTTTGTTGTTATTAAACAAGCTTGTCGACGCTGGAAATACTGTTATTGTAGTTGAGCATAATAGCGAGATTATTCTTGAATCTGATTGGGTTATTGATATTGGACCGGATGGTGGAGAAGATGGGGGAAATGTTATTGCAGAAGGGTCGCCAAATGAAGTGTCCGCACACGAGGCTTCTTATACCGGACAGTTTTTGAAAAATGGATAA
- a CDS encoding ABC transporter ATP-binding protein codes for MEKNQDGLKPFISLILSTKVPKLALTVGLIGSVLTTLVGLSIPLLTRELVDGFSVASISITLIIAIGVVFIVQAVIDGVSTYLLAAVGQQIVARLREFMWLKLIRLPVSYFDKKTSGESVSRVVNDTGIVKDLISQHFPQLISGIISILGAVIILLIMDWKMTLFMLISVPITVAIMIPLGRKMAKISRGLQDETAEFTGNIQQTLSEVRLMKSSNAEQVEETKGITGVEKLLGYGLKEARIFALIGPLMYFIVMAVVVVIVGYGGIRVANGTMSTGSLVAFLLYLFQIIMPITSFAMFFTQLQKAKGATERIIDILELPPEDGQEGIEKDITNEPLHVLNVSFAYSKDEPVLAGVSFEAQPGEMIAFAGPSGGGKTTMFGLLERFYEPTAGEIQIGGTPISDFSLLSWRSQIGYVSQESAMMAGTIRENLCYGLDDWKRISDERLWEVAKMAYADQFITTFSKGLDTEVGERGVKLSGGQRQRIAIARAFLRDPKLLMMDEATASLDSQSESVVQQALTRLMEGRTTFVIAHRLSTIVDADKIIFIEKGRVTGIGTHHELTHSHELYREFAEQQLS; via the coding sequence ATGGAAAAAAATCAGGATGGCTTAAAGCCATTTATATCCCTTATTTTATCAACTAAAGTTCCGAAATTGGCACTGACAGTAGGGTTAATAGGGAGTGTTTTGACAACCCTTGTAGGTCTTTCAATACCATTACTAACAAGAGAATTAGTAGATGGGTTTTCTGTAGCTTCAATCAGCATCACTCTTATCATTGCCATTGGTGTAGTCTTTATAGTGCAAGCGGTTATCGATGGGGTATCTACTTATTTACTAGCAGCAGTAGGTCAACAAATTGTCGCTCGCTTGCGAGAGTTTATGTGGTTAAAACTCATTCGACTGCCAGTAAGTTACTTTGATAAAAAAACAAGTGGTGAATCAGTTAGTCGTGTCGTTAATGATACGGGTATTGTAAAAGATTTAATTTCACAACACTTTCCACAGCTCATCTCAGGAATTATTTCTATTTTGGGTGCGGTTATCATTTTACTTATTATGGATTGGAAAATGACATTATTTATGTTGATTTCAGTTCCGATTACGGTCGCAATTATGATTCCTTTAGGTAGAAAAATGGCAAAGATATCACGTGGTTTACAAGATGAAACGGCTGAATTTACAGGTAATATACAACAAACGCTTAGTGAAGTTCGGCTAATGAAATCTTCAAATGCTGAACAAGTTGAAGAGACAAAAGGAATAACTGGTGTTGAAAAATTGCTTGGATATGGATTAAAGGAAGCTCGCATATTTGCTCTAATTGGTCCACTTATGTATTTTATCGTGATGGCAGTGGTCGTAGTGATTGTTGGTTATGGTGGAATTAGGGTTGCAAATGGAACGATGTCAACTGGCTCACTTGTTGCCTTCTTGCTGTACTTATTTCAAATCATCATGCCGATTACCTCATTTGCGATGTTTTTTACACAATTACAAAAAGCCAAAGGAGCAACAGAACGGATCATCGACATTTTAGAATTACCTCCTGAAGACGGTCAGGAAGGTATAGAAAAAGACATTACAAACGAACCGCTTCATGTTTTAAATGTGTCATTTGCTTATAGTAAGGACGAGCCTGTACTTGCTGGTGTATCTTTTGAAGCGCAGCCCGGGGAAATGATCGCATTTGCAGGGCCGAGTGGCGGCGGTAAAACAACGATGTTTGGATTACTGGAACGTTTTTATGAGCCAACTGCAGGTGAAATACAGATCGGGGGTACGCCTATTAGTGATTTCTCGTTATTGTCTTGGCGGAGCCAAATCGGTTACGTTTCTCAAGAAAGCGCGATGATGGCAGGAACCATTCGCGAAAATTTATGTTATGGCTTGGATGATTGGAAAAGGATATCCGATGAACGTTTATGGGAAGTTGCAAAGATGGCCTATGCCGATCAATTTATTACAACTTTTTCAAAAGGATTAGACACAGAAGTTGGAGAGCGTGGTGTGAAACTATCAGGCGGGCAAAGACAGCGAATTGCTATTGCCCGTGCTTTTTTAAGAGACCCTAAACTACTCATGATGGACGAAGCAACAGCAAGCCTAGATAGTCAATCAGAAAGTGTCGTTCAACAAGCATTAACCCGGTTGATGGAAGGGCGTACAACATTCGTTATTGCGCATCGATTATCGACGATCGTCGATGCTGATAAAATCATTTTCATTGAAAAAGGACGAGTCACAGGTATTGGAACCCATCACGAATTGACACACTCACATGAGTTATACCGAGAATTTGCTGAACAGCAATTGTCTTAA
- a CDS encoding MerR family transcriptional regulator, with translation MYYKPIDIAKKLHISTSALRHYESWGIIPAPKRAKNGYRLYEEKHLAYFRCIRVMNSGFGMNLTSNVMKHVQQGEVDEAFWLVNEAQAALNHEKTLADKTMTLLQHPMLNQIDERRVKDEMTIGEVSKLTDVAASAIRHWEREGLIRPNRNKDNGYRTFNSTHVRQILLIRTLRSTVFYLENMKEVIGAIEHQSVGKAKQVMQDSLSSIHWLNREQFHGVHELYNLCTILNLLEE, from the coding sequence ATGTATTACAAACCAATTGATATTGCAAAAAAGCTTCATATAAGTACAAGTGCATTACGTCATTATGAATCTTGGGGAATTATACCAGCACCAAAGCGAGCAAAAAATGGGTATCGACTTTATGAGGAAAAGCACTTGGCGTATTTTCGTTGTATACGAGTAATGAATTCTGGTTTTGGTATGAATCTTACTTCTAATGTTATGAAACATGTTCAACAAGGTGAAGTAGACGAGGCTTTTTGGCTTGTAAATGAAGCACAAGCAGCTCTGAATCATGAAAAAACTCTAGCAGATAAGACGATGACACTCTTACAACACCCAATGTTAAATCAAATTGATGAGAGACGAGTTAAAGATGAAATGACGATTGGTGAAGTTTCTAAGCTCACGGACGTGGCAGCTTCAGCCATTCGCCACTGGGAAAGAGAGGGGCTTATTCGCCCAAATCGGAACAAGGACAATGGCTATCGGACTTTCAACAGCACGCACGTACGACAAATCCTTTTGATTCGAACACTGCGCAGCACGGTTTTTTATCTGGAAAATATGAAAGAAGTGATCGGTGCTATTGAACATCAGAGTGTTGGAAAGGCAAAACAAGTTATGCAGGATTCTTTAAGTAGTATCCACTGGCTGAATAGAGAACAATTTCATGGTGTACATGAATTATATAATCTATGTACAATTCTTAACCTGCTGGAGGAATGA
- a CDS encoding alpha/beta fold hydrolase: MPFYYGKNVRLYYEDNGEGEPIVFTHGASWNHQLWDPQVEEFSKAYRVITWDVRGHGKSQDDGEPFTSKTFTEDLVGLLNYLRIDKVTLCGLSMGGIISMQTAIEHPARVKGLILIGAPCTFRFNRYERLVVPMQRMLSYVMPMRAFAKAQGYYFSRFNPANKSFIEEAVQSLTRKDWSQIWQALTEMDVQDDLKDISCPVLIIQGEQDYMIKHQQRYMAETIPNARWEIIKDANHATNRDNPSAVNALIDDFLR; this comes from the coding sequence ATGCCATTTTATTATGGGAAAAATGTCCGGCTGTATTATGAAGATAATGGAGAAGGTGAACCGATTGTATTTACACATGGCGCCTCTTGGAACCATCAATTGTGGGACCCTCAAGTAGAGGAATTTTCAAAAGCCTATCGTGTCATTACGTGGGACGTTAGAGGGCACGGTAAATCACAGGATGATGGTGAACCATTTACGAGTAAAACATTTACAGAAGATTTAGTCGGCCTCTTGAATTACTTAAGGATTGACAAGGTTACTTTGTGCGGGCTGTCGATGGGCGGGATTATTTCGATGCAAACAGCGATCGAACATCCAGCGCGAGTAAAAGGACTCATTCTGATCGGAGCACCATGCACTTTTCGTTTCAACCGATATGAACGATTAGTTGTGCCTATGCAAAGGATGCTTAGTTACGTCATGCCTATGCGTGCTTTTGCGAAGGCTCAAGGTTATTATTTTTCCAGGTTTAATCCGGCAAATAAGTCATTTATTGAAGAAGCCGTGCAATCACTTACAAGAAAAGATTGGTCTCAGATATGGCAAGCTTTAACGGAGATGGACGTTCAGGATGATTTAAAAGATATTTCTTGCCCTGTGCTGATAATTCAAGGAGAGCAAGATTATATGATCAAACATCAGCAACGGTATATGGCCGAAACCATCCCCAATGCCAGGTGGGAAATTATAAAAGACGCCAATCATGCAACAAATAGAGATAACCCCTCTGCTGTGAATGCTCTGATTGACGACTTTCTAAGATAA
- a CDS encoding DUF2621 family protein produces MWFIFLWSVLLMVLVSIGGFFMFRKFLKKMPKEDGKSILDWQDYYIHETLHLWSEKDKSFLNELVEPVPELFRDVAKGKIAGKIGEYALEEKADRMTEELIIKGYIAATPKRDHKFLVKKLREKNIDINQYEAYFQQ; encoded by the coding sequence ATGTGGTTCATCTTCTTGTGGTCTGTTTTATTGATGGTACTCGTATCCATCGGTGGATTTTTTATGTTTCGAAAATTTTTAAAGAAGATGCCTAAAGAAGATGGAAAATCGATACTAGACTGGCAGGACTATTATATTCATGAAACGCTGCATCTTTGGAGTGAAAAAGATAAATCGTTTTTAAATGAGCTCGTAGAACCGGTTCCTGAGTTGTTTCGGGATGTAGCAAAGGGGAAGATTGCGGGCAAGATCGGCGAATATGCACTGGAGGAAAAAGCTGATCGAATGACTGAAGAGCTAATTATTAAAGGGTATATCGCAGCAACCCCGAAACGAGATCATAAATTCCTCGTTAAAAAGTTGCGTGAGAAAAACATTGATATTAATCAATACGAAGCCTATTTCCAACAATAA
- a CDS encoding CcdC family protein, with amino-acid sequence MYAILFTVLAVFMGLFALFIRMKAMKKPANTRKIIIPPIAMSTGFLMFLYDPARITALQFLEAFAVGLLFSILLIKTSKFEIRDENIYMKRSKVFAFILLGLLALRVVFKLTLGHHIQVEELAGMFFVLAFGMILPWRVAMLVKFKRVEKEFKRTQTANTGDWQLQSENPTP; translated from the coding sequence GTGTATGCAATTTTATTTACAGTCTTAGCGGTGTTTATGGGGCTGTTTGCCCTTTTTATTCGCATGAAGGCGATGAAAAAACCAGCAAATACCCGAAAAATAATTATTCCTCCCATTGCCATGTCAACAGGTTTTCTTATGTTTTTATATGATCCTGCGCGTATTACAGCGTTGCAATTTCTTGAAGCATTTGCGGTAGGGCTGCTGTTTTCGATCCTATTAATCAAAACATCCAAGTTTGAAATTCGAGATGAAAACATATATATGAAGCGTTCAAAAGTTTTTGCTTTTATTTTGCTTGGTCTTCTTGCTTTAAGAGTCGTTTTTAAACTTACTTTAGGTCATCATATTCAAGTAGAAGAACTTGCTGGCATGTTTTTTGTCCTCGCTTTTGGAATGATTCTTCCTTGGCGTGTTGCTATGCTTGTTAAATTTAAGCGAGTTGAGAAAGAATTCAAACGTACTCAAACAGCAAACACAGGCGACTGGCAGTTGCAATCAGAAAACCCAACACCATAA
- a CDS encoding IS110 family transposase, which translates to MNRSRNERINQVNENTLVIGIDIAKKNHYACAVDLRGRELTKVWRIHQSKDGFIHFEQAVRQLMETHNKSNVLIGFEATGHYWMNLAAMLEAFEFPFVIVNPMHVKQSKEMDDNSQTKNDAKDARVIAKLLPNGYFSIPRKMTTAEHHMRHGSAIRERLRKDISSVKNRIQRWKDLYFPEFNQVFSELGQQALAVLKLTPLPQDVPHLSVEEMVRQQKKAGAKYAGKPKMVTLIEVARHSIGVTRSQEMSRLEIRSLVQQLELLESQLEEVTSQMVEQAQSLEEFQYLVSIPGISENTVSELLAETGSMRNYRHPRQLIKLAGLTLRENSSGQHKGTKKISKRGRKRLRALLYKAILPLIQNNASFRQLYMHYHSREQNPLTKKEAMVVLCRKLLQVFHGLSKKQAMFDPERMLIDSSNYPQNKAA; encoded by the coding sequence ATGAATCGTAGTAGAAATGAACGAATTAATCAAGTCAACGAAAACACTCTAGTTATTGGAATCGATATTGCAAAAAAGAATCACTATGCCTGTGCCGTCGATTTGCGCGGACGCGAATTAACGAAAGTATGGCGCATCCACCAGTCAAAAGATGGTTTCATCCATTTTGAGCAGGCTGTTAGACAACTGATGGAGACACACAACAAATCAAATGTGCTCATCGGTTTTGAAGCAACCGGCCACTACTGGATGAACCTTGCGGCTATGCTGGAGGCTTTCGAATTCCCTTTTGTCATCGTCAATCCAATGCATGTAAAACAATCCAAGGAAATGGACGATAATTCTCAAACGAAGAACGACGCTAAAGATGCACGCGTTATAGCGAAACTTCTTCCTAACGGCTATTTTAGTATACCGCGGAAGATGACAACCGCTGAACATCACATGAGGCATGGATCCGCAATCCGGGAACGATTACGAAAAGATATCTCTTCCGTAAAAAACAGGATACAGCGATGGAAGGATCTTTACTTTCCGGAATTCAATCAAGTCTTCAGTGAATTGGGCCAACAAGCTCTTGCCGTTTTAAAGCTGACACCTCTTCCCCAGGATGTTCCACATTTGTCTGTCGAAGAGATGGTCAGGCAACAGAAGAAAGCTGGCGCCAAGTATGCTGGGAAACCCAAAATGGTGACCCTGATTGAAGTGGCTCGTCACTCTATTGGCGTAACACGCAGTCAGGAAATGTCACGGCTGGAGATTCGCAGCCTTGTTCAACAGCTGGAACTATTGGAATCACAACTTGAAGAGGTGACTTCCCAGATGGTTGAGCAGGCCCAGTCATTAGAAGAGTTTCAGTACCTCGTCTCCATTCCGGGAATCAGCGAGAACACTGTAAGCGAGTTATTGGCTGAAACAGGCTCTATGCGCAATTACAGGCATCCACGCCAACTCATTAAGCTAGCGGGACTTACGTTGCGTGAGAACAGTTCAGGTCAGCATAAAGGCACAAAGAAGATCTCTAAACGCGGAAGAAAACGACTACGAGCCTTACTTTATAAAGCGATCCTTCCGCTCATTCAGAACAATGCAAGCTTTCGTCAACTGTACATGCATTATCACTCACGGGAACAAAATCCACTGACCAAGAAAGAAGCAATGGTTGTGCTATGCAGAAAGCTGCTTCAGGTGTTCCATGGACTTAGCAAGAAACAGGCAATGTTTGACCCTGAGAGAATGTTGATAGACTCTTCCAACTATCCTCAGAACAAGGCAGCGTAA
- the copZ gene encoding copper chaperone CopZ, which yields MKKETIQVEGMTCDHCKASVEGALKSVDGVQMAEVNLKEKNVTVQYDEANVSLDKLKEEIDDQGFDAI from the coding sequence ATGAAAAAAGAAACGATTCAAGTTGAAGGCATGACCTGTGACCATTGTAAAGCTTCTGTTGAAGGTGCATTGAAAAGTGTCGATGGTGTCCAAATGGCTGAAGTGAATTTGAAAGAAAAGAATGTTACGGTACAATATGATGAAGCGAATGTATCTCTTGATAAACTGAAAGAAGAAATCGACGATCAAGGCTTTGATGCTATCTAA
- a CDS encoding metal-sensing transcriptional repressor gives MRSEEDKEKLVNRLKRIEGQVRGIQRMVEDDRYCVDVLVQLSAINAALKKVGYSLLENHTRGCVADAVQHGDGDEAIEELMKVIQQFSRS, from the coding sequence ATGAGGTCAGAAGAAGACAAGGAAAAGCTTGTTAACCGTCTGAAGCGGATTGAAGGACAAGTTCGAGGGATTCAGCGTATGGTAGAAGATGATCGTTATTGTGTCGATGTCCTTGTTCAACTATCCGCGATCAACGCTGCCTTAAAAAAAGTCGGGTATAGTTTATTGGAAAATCATACACGCGGTTGTGTAGCAGATGCAGTACAACATGGAGACGGTGACGAAGCCATCGAAGAACTGATGAAAGTCATTCAACAGTTTTCTCGTTCATAA